In Podospora pseudopauciseta strain CBS 411.78 chromosome 3, whole genome shotgun sequence, one genomic interval encodes:
- a CDS encoding hypothetical protein (COG:O; EggNog:ENOG503P2TJ), giving the protein MPPPNTPEEGLLPPQSEPSRIASILATATPPPLDSAPEQAPSPEAAATTTITTTTHAVVPSSPEDPALLEIDYQILEYLDTVDETLLCPVCKTPFHEPITTSCGHTFCAWCINRALDIQPTCPIDRQPLTKTRDYHRPPLIIKDQLDRLKVKCPNKGCDHICPREHLDSHYERRCEHTMVRCPDTRCRKRIARRHVQGPASTCMHREVSCRYCDERVALVDLNTHYDFLCSGATTKCSACEATVVLHRMEKHCAEDCLETQVRCKWHIAGCKVDDKRYLVQEHETGCPYEIIGELLKQRAEDRRIIDNLTDRLVALETERREHQERRARRRELSRQAPNTSHGADAIDLSAPDPSTFFYDMEWRPDLSNVGAGENRSWGSPEDYMLARFERLESRMEDLSKQVVELDAHQSMSMLQQIMPLNQQLVELGSKVGVLNMHTTWLMNMQRHNHLQQRAGAVSSSGSGMGNSGMASMSQMSSANDINNNFPVRLTEGGLPYRTTASRRNSDGRGEPPPRL; this is encoded by the coding sequence atgccaccaccaaataCCCCAGAGGAAGGCTTGCTTCCCCCTCAGTCGGAGCCCTCGAGAATCGCGTCCATTCTGGCGACGGCAACCCCACCTCCATTAGATTCAGCGCCTGAGCAGGCCCCCTCGCCTGAGGCTGCtgctaccaccaccatcaccaccaccacacacgcAGTCGTCCCTTCGTCACCAGAGGACCCTGCGCTCCTCGAGATAGACTACCAGATCCTCGAGTATCTCGACACAGTAGATGAGACGCTTCTGTGCCCAGTGTGCAAAACACCATTTCATGAACCCATAACCACATCATGCGGTCACACATTCTGCGCCTGGTGCATCAACCGAGCCCTTGACATCCAGCCAACATGTCCCATCGACCGTCAGCCGCTCACAAAGACGCGTGACTATCATCGGCCACCGCTGATCATCAAAGATCAACTCGATCGCCTCAAAGTCAAATGCCCCAACAAGGGCTGCGATCACATCTGCCCTCGGGAGCATCTCGACAGCCATTATGAGCGCCGCTGCGAGCACACCATGGTGCGCTGCCCCGACACCAGATGCAGGAAGAGAATTGCCCGCCGCCACGTCCAGGGGCCTGCCAGCACCTGCATGCATCGCGAGGTGTCATGCCGATACTGTGACGAGAGGGTGGCGCTGGTGGATCTGAACACACACTACGACTTCCTCTGCAGCGGAGCAACAACAAAGTGCTCGGCGTGCGAAGCAACCGTCGTTCTCCATCGCATGGAGAAGCACTGCGCCGAAGACTGTCTGGAAACGCAGGTACGGTGCAAGTGGCACATTGCCGGCTGCAAGGTCGACGATAAACGGTACCTGGTTCAAGAACATGAGACTGGCTGCCCCTACGAGATTATTGGGGAACTCCTCAAGCAACGGGCCGAGGACCGCCGGATAATCGACAACCTCACCGATCGCTTGGTGGCTTTGGAGACGGAGCGGCGAGAGCATCAGGAACGACGCGCTCGTCGGCGAGAACTCTCCCGTCAGGCACCAAATACGTCCCACGGAGCAGACGCAATCGACCTCTCCGCTCCCGATCCCTCCACTTTCTTTTACGACATGGAATGGAGACCAGACCTTTCCAACGTGGGAGCAGGTGAGAATAGATCATGGGGCTCACCCGAAGACTATATGCTTGCCCGCTTCGAGCGACTGGAAAGCCGGATGGAGGACCTTTCCAAGCAGGTGGTTGAGCTGGATGCGCACCAGTCCATGAGTATGCTACAGCAGATCATGCCACTCAACCAGCAGCTCGTCGAACTAGGCAGCAAGGTGGGCGTCCTGAACATGCACACTACCTGGTTGATGAACATGCAGAGACACAACCATCTCCAGCAGCGAGCCGGAGCAGTGAGCTCGTCAGGAAGCGGCATGGGCAATTCTGGAATGGCGTCAATGTCGCAAATGTCATCCGCCAATGatatcaacaacaacttccCTGTCAGGTTAACAGAGGGCGGACTGCCATACCGGACTACAGCTAGCCGCCGGAACAgtgatgggagaggagagcCACCTCCCCGGCTGTGA
- a CDS encoding hypothetical protein (COG:O; COG:T; MEROPS:MER0019360; EggNog:ENOG503P10F), which produces MDRVCVVRDEEVGVYGFVFYRDGEWISVVVDDNLYLQYPDFDYYGDRYDSTGKLAREYRKRYQTGSEALYFAQCEDQNETWLPILEKAYAKVHGDYEAISGGWSGEAVEDMTGGVTTTVAANRVLRKDKLWKELVNADGEFVFALSAIGTGWDSYKGGLALGHAYSILKATEEVGEDGKKVRLVKIRNPWGQRSSDGVGEWNGPWSDGSKEWTPYWFKKLNHTFGDDGVFWMSYSDMLETFLFIHRTRLFDEKWTVVQQWTSVSVGWVAGYLNQKFVIEVKKAGTVVVVLSQLDERYFQGFEGQYNFSLHFLLKKEGGKDEEHICRVRPVHQWESRSVSCEVDLEPGRYEVLPKVTAERCDWRDQVEDVVKKWADKNPSKLRQVGMQYDLAHAKGGIPDEDDLILKKKEEAKRKSEAKKLKTKEKAKRKKEREKAKKRKEKEKKKKAAAAEVTVKVPEGGETTVNVKAGEKKEDTDKKEESEKSEDAVEKKEDDAAAATTKAEEKKTEAPKTISTASSSAPAPPKEGQKEEKKDDGKKEETLAIRPAPPTTTTPAAEEKEAKPDENKAEEKKKEEEEDDSESEYESETDEEEEKEKEEEEQRQKEEEEARKLAEDENSPSIPWNAVAVLGLRVYAQDAGVSVHLAKPKSDEEGASLVIDSQAVGATM; this is translated from the exons ATGGACAGAGTCTGCGTCGTCCGCGACGAGGAAGTCGGCGTGTACGGCTTTGTGTTCTACAGAGACGGGGAGTGGATCTCTGTCGTGGTAGACGACAACCTCTACCTCCAGTACCCCGACTTTGACTACTACGGCGACCGGTACGACTCGACCGGCAAGTTGGCAAGGGAGTACAGAAAGAGATACCAAACCGGGAGCGAAGCCCTCTATTTTGCGCAGTGCGAAGACCAAAACGAGACTTGGCTCCCGATCTTGGAGAAGGCGTACGCAAAGGTTCACGGGGATTACGAGGCTATTTCTGGGGGGTGGAGCGGGGAGGCTGTGGAGGATATGACTGGCGGTGTTACTACCACTGTTGCTGCCAACCGGGTGCTCAGGAAGGATAAGCTTTGGAAGGAGCTGGTGAATGCTGATGGGGAGTTCGTCTTCGCCTTGTCGGCTATCGGGACAGGGTGGGATAGCTACAAGGGTGGCCTTGCGTTGGGGCATGCTTATTCTATTCTTAAGGCtacggaggaggtgggtgaggatgggaagaaggtgaggttggtCAAGATCAGGAACCCGTGGGGTCAGAGGAGCAGTGATGGTGTGGGGGAGTGGAACGGGCCTTGGTCGGATGGGAGCAAGGAGTGGACTCCTTACTGGTTCAAGAAGCTGAATCATACttttggggatgatggtgtttttTGGATGAGTTATTCTGATATGTTGGAGACGTTTTTGTTTATCCACCGGACTAGACTTTTTGATGAGAAGTGGACGGTGGTGCAACAATGGACGAGTGTGAGTGTGGGCTGGGTGGCGGGGTATCTCAACCAGAAATTCGTGATCGAGGTCAAAAAAGCAGGGacggtggttgtggtgttgagccAGCTTGACGAAAGATACTTCCAGGGCTTTGAGGGACAATACAACTTCTCCCTTCACTTCCTGTTGAAGAAAGAAGGCGGCAAGGACGAGGAGCACATCTGCCGGGTGAGACCTGTTCACCAGTGGGAGAGCCGATCGGTAAGCTGTGAGGTTGACCTCGAGCCGGGGAGGTATGAGGTCTTGCCCAAGGTGACGGCCGAAAGATGCGACTGGAGGGATCAAGTCGAAGACGTTGTCAAAAAATG GGCCGATAAAAACCCCTCCAAACTCCGCCAGGTAGGCATGCAATACGACCTCGCCCACGCCAAAGGTGGCATCcccgacgaggacgacctcatcctcaagaaaaaggaggaggccaagaggAAGTCTGAGGcgaagaagctcaagaccAAAGAAAAGGCCAAgcggaagaaggagagggagaaggctAAGAAgcggaaggagaaggagaagaaaaagaaggctgctgctgccgaggTCACGGTGAAAGTTcccgagggtggtgagacgACGGTTAATGTCAAGGCtggcgagaagaaggaggacacTGACAAGAAAGAGGAATCGGAGAAATCGGAGGATGcggttgagaagaaggaggatgatgctgctgctgccactaccaaggctgaggagaagaagactgaAGCTCCCAAGaccatctccaccgcctcttCGTCCGCCCCTGCTCCCCCCAAGGAAGGacagaaggaggagaagaaagacGACGGTAAGAAGGAGGAGACACTGGCTATCAGGCCtgccccccccaccaccaccaccccagccgcGGAGGAGAAAGAAGCCAAGCCTGACGAGAACAAAgcagaagagaagaaaaaggaagaggaggaggatgattcCGAGTCTGAGTACGAGTCTGAaacggatgaggaggaggagaaagaaaaggaggaggaggaacagcggcagaaggaggaagaagaagcccgcAAATTGGCCGAGGACGAGAACTCGCCTTCCATTCCGTGGAACGCGGTTGCTGTTCTTGGGTTGAGGGTGTATGCCCAGGATGCCGGGGTGAGTGTGCACCTTGCCAAGCCGaagagtgatgaggagggggcgagTTTGGTGATTGATAGCCAGGCTGTGGGTGCTACTATGTAG
- the rmt3 gene encoding Ribosomal protein arginine N-methyltransferase rmt3 (COG:K; COG:O; COG:T; EggNog:ENOG503NV5S), protein MAEAYPPSISDGSSSDNSEAGNWLQGDQDDGDDFSEQETVQVISLMDDKVFDDALAMVTYCKEKYGLDFLGVRDRLGLDFYGSIKLINFIRQKVHDGKTVKPDDIKASDLEDDSLLKPVLEDDALIVCLDDLPAAGEAAPQAREIKQKEVPAVDELLRKNAQLQEELEKLSQQFSNYRLAVQQTLDQRWGEDDKPESSKARAEAPAPAPAPATNGTEKKDDSPPEATYYFESYAHNDIHETMLKDTIRTNAYRDFIYNNKAIFAGKTVLDIGCGTGILSMFAAKAGAAKVLAVDNSAIIDKARENIFNNGLDNVITCIRGKIEEVTLPVPTVDIIVSEWMGYCLLYEAMLPSVLYARDKYLKPDTGLLVPSHTSMWIAPVADEEYVTDNMDFWRDVYGFDMKAMQEGTYANCRIEHLPDAAVAGTAQCFRMLDLHTCTKEDLVFNEKWTSTYTSKDKLDGFLVWFDTFFCESRQEQVEKQLTWKQWMDVKGKESVAFTTGPFDKETHWRQGLMLIDHAKQPKGSEEKVKEGARLEGEIEYAIPEGHHRGLNIKVTWGLEGEEGEKRLSQMWMCH, encoded by the exons atgGCCGAAGcataccccccctccatcagcGACGGCTCCTCGTCAGACAACTCCGAGGCTGGCAACTGGCTGCAGGGTGATCAggacgatggtgatgacttCAGCGAGCAGGAGACCGTGCAGGTCATCTCGCTGATGGACGACAAGGTCTTTGACGATGCTCTTGCCATGGTCACCTACTGCAAGGAGAAATATGGGTTGGATTTCTTGGGAGTGAGAGATCGGTTGGGGCTTGACTTTTACGGGTCGATCAAGTTGATCAACTTCA TCCGCCAAAAGGTCCACGATGGCAAGACAGTCAAGCCGGATGATATCAAGGCGTCTGATCTTGAGGATGACTCACTCTTGAAGCCGGTACTGGAGGATGATGCCCTCATCGTGTGCTTGGATGACCTCCCTGCCGCTGGTGAGGCTGCTCCTCAGGCCCGGGAGATCAAGCAAAAGGAGGTCCCGGCCGTTGATGAGCTTCTTCGGAAGAATGCGCAGCTCCAGGAAGAGCTCGAGAAGCTTTCTCAGCAATTCTCCAACTACAGGCTTGCTGTCCAGCAGACCTTGGACCAGAGATGGGGTGAGGATGACAAGCCCGAGTCCTCCAAGGCTAGAGCTGaagctcctgctcctgctcctgctcctgctaCCAACGGcacagaaaagaaagacgACTCCCCACCGGAAGCCACCTATTACTTTGAGTCGTACGCCCACAACGACATCCACGAGACCATGTTGAAGGACACGATCCGCACCAACGCCTACCGTGACTTTATCTACAACAACAAGGCCATCTTTGCCGGCAAGACTGTTCTCGACATCGGATGCGGTACTGGTATCCTCTCCATGTTCGCCGCCAAGGCTGGTGCGGCCAAGGTTCTTGCTGTTGATAACAgcgccatcatcgacaagGCCCGCGAgaacatcttcaacaacggGCTCGACAATGTCATCACTTGCATCCGCGGCAAGATTGAAGAGGTTACTCTTCCGGTGCCCACGGTCGACATCATCGTCTCGGAGTGGATGGGTTACTGCCTTCTCTACGAGGCCATGCTTCCCTCTGTTCTCTACGCCAGGGATAAGTACCTCAAGCCCGACACCGGTCTTCTCGTGCCATCGCACACGTCGATGTGGATTGCTCCTGTGGCCGACGAGGAATACGTCACCGACAACATGGACTTTTGGCGGGATGTCTATGGCTTTGACATGAAGGCCATGCAGGAGGGCACCTACGCCAACTGCCGCATTGAGCACCTCCCCGACGCCGCCGTGGCCGGCACCGCGCAGTGTTTCAGGATGCTCGACCTCCACACTTGCACCAAGGAGGACCTTGTGTTCAACGAGAAGTGGACGTCGACTTATACGTCCAAGGACAAGCTTGATGGTTTCTTGGTGTGGTTTGATACCTTTTTCTGCGAGTCGAGACAGGAGCAGGTCGAGAAGCAGTTGACGTGGAAGCAGTGGATGGATGtcaaggggaaggagagcGTGGCGTTTACCACCGGGCCGTTTGACAAGGAGACGCACTGGAGGCaggggttgatgttgattgACCATGCCAAGCAGCCGAAGGGAAGCgaggagaaggtcaaggagggggcgaggttggagggcGAGATTGAGTATGCTATTCCCGAGGGTCATCACAGAGGGTTGAACATCAAGGTGActtgggggttggagggggaggagggggagaagaggctGAGCCAGATGTGGATGTGCCATTAG